A window of Desulfobulbus oralis genomic DNA:
GTTCTGCACGTGGTGCCCGATCTCGTGGGCCACGACGTAGGCCTGGGCGAAATCGCCCGGTGCGTTCAGCTTCTGCTGCAAATCGTCGTAGAAGGCCAGATCAATGTAGACTTTCTGATCGGCTGGGCAGTAGAAGGGCCCCATGGCCGACTGGGCATAGCCGCAGGCCGAATTGACGGCGCCGCGGAACAGTACCAGTTTCGGCTCCTTGTAGGTCTTGCCGTGGGCGCGGAAGATGCGGTGCCAGTTGTCTTCGGTGTCGGCCAGCACCACAGCGACCAGTTCGCGGGCCTGCCGTTCCCTGTCGCTTTCCTGCACCGGGCCGGCTTCCTGCGGTTGACGGCCCTGCAGCACGCTGCCGATCTGCATGGTGGTTGAGGGATCTATGCCGAAATACATGCCCACCAGCGCCAGCAGCAAAAGTCCGATGCCGCCGCCCTTCATGGGGCCGGAGCTGCGGGAGCCGCG
This region includes:
- the ypfJ gene encoding KPN_02809 family neutral zinc metallopeptidase, with translation MRWQGQRQSGNLEDRRGSRSSGPMKGGGIGLLLLALVGMYFGIDPSTTMQIGSVLQGRQPQEAGPVQESDRERQARELVAVVLADTEDNWHRIFRAHGKTYKEPKLVLFRGAVNSACGYAQSAMGPFYCPADQKVYIDLAFYDDLQQKLNAPGDFAQAYVVAHEIGHHVQNLLGISNQVQRQRQRLSQTEYNQLSVRVELQADCFAGIWAHHADRSKNLVEPGDIEEALHAASQIGDDRLQKSQRGYITPESFTHGSSEQRVRWFRRGYASGNPDQCDTFKARQL